From Streptomyces sp. NBC_00690, a single genomic window includes:
- a CDS encoding ABC transporter permease — MSTLIDSAPGYRARRTLPLRVEAVRQLKRRRTMVMAGILAALPLVLIAAFAIGGSPDGGENDRITLMDTATASGANFAATCLFASAGFLLVVPVALFHGDTVASEANWSSLRYLLAAPVPRTRLLWSKLAVALGFSAAAMVMLPVIALATGTLAYGWGPLKLPTGGSLDAAETLPRLALVVAFIFVSQLVTAGLAFWLSTKTDAPLGAVGGAVGLTIVGNVLDAVTALGSWRDVLPAHWQFAWIDALQPQLEWSGMVKGAAVSVSYALVLFALAFRNFSRKDIVS, encoded by the coding sequence ATGAGTACGCTGATCGATTCGGCCCCCGGCTACCGCGCCCGGCGCACCCTGCCGCTTCGGGTGGAGGCGGTGCGCCAGTTGAAGCGGCGACGGACCATGGTCATGGCGGGGATCCTGGCCGCGTTGCCGCTGGTCCTGATCGCCGCCTTCGCGATCGGAGGCTCGCCGGACGGCGGCGAGAACGACCGCATCACCCTCATGGACACCGCCACCGCATCGGGCGCCAACTTCGCGGCCACCTGCCTGTTCGCCTCGGCGGGCTTCCTGCTGGTCGTACCGGTGGCGCTGTTCCACGGCGACACGGTGGCCTCGGAGGCCAACTGGTCCTCCCTGCGCTATCTGCTGGCCGCACCCGTGCCCCGCACCCGTCTGCTGTGGTCCAAGCTGGCGGTCGCGCTTGGCTTCAGTGCGGCGGCGATGGTCATGCTCCCGGTGATCGCCTTGGCCACGGGCACTCTCGCCTACGGTTGGGGGCCGCTCAAGCTGCCCACCGGGGGCTCCCTCGACGCGGCGGAGACGCTGCCCAGGCTGGCGCTGGTCGTGGCGTTCATCTTCGTCTCCCAACTGGTCACGGCGGGGCTCGCGTTCTGGCTGTCCACCAAGACCGATGCCCCGCTGGGCGCGGTCGGCGGAGCGGTGGGCCTCACCATCGTCGGCAATGTGCTGGACGCGGTCACCGCCCTCGGCTCCTGGCGCGACGTACTGCCAGCGCACTGGCAGTTCGCGTGGATAGACGCGCTGCAACCCCAGTTGGAGTGGAGCGGCATGGTCAAGGGCGCTGCTGTCTCGGTGAGTTACGCCCTGGTGCTCTTCGCGCTGGCCTTCCGCAACTTCTCCCGGAAGGACATCGTGTCGTAG
- a CDS encoding carbohydrate ABC transporter permease: MSADATPSAAPPPTGDGARQHGERHTPSSTVDRPDLPGQQRRPEEHTRTKNGRAGQQGDGGRTRAPRRRPQLLPYLLIAPALLSLVVVLGYPLADMLLLSFQDMTRKELFSGESPPWVGLEQFRNILSDDFFWVVVARTTAFTVVCTTLTMAISLAIALLMRRVSTWVRLIIASVLIAVWAMPVMVAASIFRWLFDADYGVANWLLSQLPMMDFSKHNWFTDPWQGFAVIAGVVIWGAVPFATITLHAALMQIPQELEEAAVIDGVQGSQMLRHITFPVIKPSFVMVTTLMSIWNFGVFNQIWLMRGGQPEREYYLLGIYSFIESFAINRYSAGAAIAVVTVLLLLAGSVVYLRQMLRMGEVE; the protein is encoded by the coding sequence ATGAGCGCTGATGCAACTCCGTCCGCCGCGCCCCCTCCGACCGGGGACGGTGCGCGGCAGCACGGCGAGAGGCACACCCCGAGCTCCACGGTCGATCGGCCGGACCTACCCGGCCAGCAGCGAAGACCCGAAGAACACACACGAACCAAAAACGGCCGCGCCGGCCAGCAAGGGGACGGAGGTCGGACGCGCGCCCCCCGCAGACGTCCACAACTGCTGCCCTATCTGCTGATCGCGCCGGCGCTGCTGTCCTTGGTGGTCGTCCTCGGCTACCCGCTGGCGGACATGCTCCTGCTCTCGTTCCAGGACATGACCCGCAAGGAACTGTTCAGCGGAGAGTCGCCGCCCTGGGTCGGACTTGAGCAGTTCCGCAACATCCTCAGCGACGACTTCTTCTGGGTGGTCGTCGCCAGGACCACCGCCTTCACGGTCGTGTGCACCACGCTCACCATGGCGATCTCACTCGCCATAGCCCTGCTGATGCGACGGGTGTCCACCTGGGTCCGGCTGATCATCGCCTCGGTGCTGATCGCGGTCTGGGCCATGCCCGTGATGGTGGCCGCCTCCATCTTCCGCTGGCTGTTCGACGCGGACTACGGGGTCGCCAACTGGCTGCTGAGCCAACTGCCGATGATGGACTTCAGCAAGCACAACTGGTTCACCGACCCCTGGCAGGGCTTCGCCGTCATCGCGGGCGTGGTGATCTGGGGAGCCGTGCCCTTCGCCACCATCACCCTCCACGCGGCGCTCATGCAGATCCCGCAGGAGTTGGAGGAGGCGGCGGTCATCGACGGGGTGCAGGGCTCGCAGATGCTGCGGCACATCACCTTCCCCGTCATCAAGCCCTCCTTCGTCATGGTCACGACCCTGATGTCCATCTGGAACTTCGGGGTCTTCAACCAGATCTGGCTGATGCGCGGCGGCCAACCGGAGCGGGAGTACTACCTGCTGGGCATCTACTCCTTCATCGAGTCGTTCGCGATCAACCGCTACAGCGCGGGTGCGGCGATCGCCGTGGTGACCGTACTGCTGCTCCTCGCCGGATCCGTCGTCTACCTACGTCAGATGCTTCGCATGGGAGAGGTCGAGTGA
- a CDS encoding carbohydrate ABC transporter permease produces MSRARSRSGIRRTRRRDNVLGLLVAAVMGFPVYWMVLTAFRPATDVLSNPPVFWPNGFTLDNFSRAMGTETFWANVRSSVLIGLGTVLVSLVIGTLAAFALARFRFAGRKAFVVVILGVQMIPLTALVIPVYLLVNDAGMTDTLIGVILTYLVFMLPFTVWLLHGFIAGIPVELEEAAMVDGCTRLGAFRRVILPLLAPGLVATSIFAMIQAWNEYVLVYVLLSSPEKQTLSIWLVSFQTGFGTDYGGLMAGATLTALPVVVFFLFVQRKIAAGLTVGAIKG; encoded by the coding sequence GTGAGCCGCGCACGGAGCAGATCCGGGATACGCCGCACCAGGCGCCGGGACAACGTCCTGGGGTTGCTGGTGGCCGCGGTGATGGGCTTCCCCGTCTACTGGATGGTCCTGACCGCGTTCCGGCCCGCGACCGATGTGCTCAGCAACCCACCGGTGTTCTGGCCCAACGGCTTCACCCTGGACAACTTCTCGCGGGCGATGGGGACGGAGACGTTCTGGGCCAACGTCCGCTCCAGCGTGCTCATCGGGCTGGGCACGGTCCTGGTGTCACTGGTGATCGGCACCCTTGCCGCCTTCGCCCTGGCGAGGTTCCGGTTCGCCGGGCGCAAGGCGTTCGTCGTGGTGATCCTGGGCGTCCAGATGATTCCGCTGACGGCGCTGGTCATTCCCGTCTACCTCCTGGTCAACGATGCCGGGATGACCGACACCCTGATCGGTGTGATACTCACGTACCTCGTCTTCATGCTGCCGTTCACCGTCTGGCTGCTGCACGGCTTCATCGCGGGCATCCCGGTGGAGTTGGAGGAGGCGGCGATGGTCGACGGGTGTACGCGGCTCGGTGCGTTTCGGCGGGTGATCCTTCCGCTGCTCGCGCCGGGCCTCGTGGCCACCTCGATCTTCGCCATGATCCAGGCGTGGAACGAGTACGTCCTGGTGTACGTGCTGCTGTCGAGCCCGGAGAAGCAGACGCTCAGCATCTGGCTCGTGTCCTTCCAGACCGGATTCGGCACCGACTACGGCGGGCTGATGGCCGGGGCGACGCTCACCGCGCTGCCCGTGGTGGTCTTCTTCCTGTTCGTACAGCGCAAGATCGCCGCCGGGTTGACCGTCGGCGCCATCAAGGGGTGA
- a CDS encoding vWA domain-containing protein: protein MKLGTAQPTSSRRAGIRTRTYRGAVAVVLAGGVLLTAACSDGGDDQRNSTYDASDERERREGGSAAQRNPTVAPPAANPPAAGRKDGQDGLRADDMVEKPAPPADYLSTFALDVDTASYGYARRTLENGERPTPGDVRPEEFINSFRQDYPQPGGNGFSVTLDGARPTAGEGEIRGEIGGQEAGEGDWSLVRVGLATRATDRAGKRPPAALTFVIDISGSMAGEGRLDLVRESLRTLTDELRDDDSIAVVTFSAKAETRLRMTRLDGNRERIHDVIDELRPTDSTNLSAGVRTGYAEAVEGKRNGATNRVVLLSDALANTGETDADRILDRIADARRDHGITLFGVGVGSEYGDALMERLTNKGDGHTTYVSSNKEARTVFRDQLPSHVELRARDAKAQVVFDQQNVQQFRLIGYENRAVADEDFRDDGVDGGEVGPGHTVTALYAVRLKEGARGHVATATVRWLDPKTRAPYEKSGSIEVGGVDGSLWQGASNRFQITAVAAYFAESLRGGSLPGAPGWNELRKRATTLADITEDPAVTELAEAIRRAQRLAD, encoded by the coding sequence ATGAAGCTCGGCACAGCCCAGCCCACCAGCAGCAGGAGGGCGGGCATACGCACCAGGACCTACCGGGGGGCGGTCGCTGTCGTCCTCGCCGGTGGGGTGCTGCTGACCGCCGCGTGCAGCGACGGCGGCGACGACCAACGCAACTCCACCTATGACGCGTCCGACGAACGGGAGCGACGCGAGGGCGGGAGCGCAGCCCAGCGGAACCCCACGGTCGCCCCACCGGCCGCCAATCCGCCCGCCGCAGGTCGCAAGGACGGCCAGGACGGCTTGCGCGCGGACGACATGGTCGAGAAGCCCGCGCCCCCGGCCGACTACCTCTCCACGTTCGCCCTCGATGTGGACACCGCCTCGTACGGATACGCCCGCCGCACCCTGGAGAACGGAGAGCGCCCCACCCCGGGGGACGTCCGGCCCGAGGAGTTCATCAACAGCTTTCGGCAGGACTATCCGCAGCCCGGGGGCAACGGCTTCTCCGTGACCCTCGACGGCGCCCGCCCCACCGCGGGCGAGGGCGAGATCCGGGGCGAGATCGGCGGGCAGGAAGCCGGCGAAGGGGACTGGTCCCTGGTGCGGGTCGGACTCGCCACCCGTGCGACCGACCGCGCGGGCAAACGTCCGCCCGCCGCCCTCACCTTCGTCATCGACATCTCCGGTTCGATGGCCGGAGAGGGCCGGCTCGACCTGGTCCGGGAGTCGCTGCGGACGCTCACGGACGAACTGCGCGACGACGACTCCATCGCCGTGGTGACCTTCAGCGCCAAGGCCGAGACCCGGCTGCGCATGACCCGGCTCGACGGCAACCGGGAACGCATCCACGACGTCATCGACGAGCTGCGCCCGACCGACTCCACCAACCTCTCCGCAGGCGTGCGCACCGGCTATGCGGAGGCCGTCGAGGGCAAGCGCAACGGCGCCACCAACCGGGTCGTCCTCCTCTCGGACGCCCTCGCCAACACCGGGGAGACCGACGCGGACCGCATCCTCGACCGGATCGCCGACGCCCGGCGCGACCACGGCATCACCCTTTTCGGAGTGGGAGTCGGCAGTGAGTACGGGGACGCCCTGATGGAGCGGCTCACGAACAAGGGCGACGGCCACACCACCTATGTGTCCAGCAACAAGGAGGCCCGGACGGTCTTCCGTGACCAACTGCCCTCCCATGTGGAACTGCGCGCCAGGGACGCCAAGGCCCAGGTGGTCTTCGACCAGCAGAACGTGCAGCAGTTCCGGTTGATCGGCTACGAGAACCGGGCCGTCGCCGATGAGGACTTCCGCGACGACGGGGTGGACGGCGGCGAAGTGGGACCCGGTCACACGGTGACCGCGCTGTACGCCGTCAGGCTCAAAGAGGGTGCCCGCGGCCATGTGGCCACGGCAACCGTCCGCTGGCTCGACCCCAAGACCCGTGCCCCGTACGAGAAGTCGGGTTCGATCGAGGTCGGCGGCGTGGACGGCTCGCTCTGGCAGGGCGCGTCGAACCGGTTCCAGATCACCGCGGTCGCCGCCTACTTCGCCGAGTCCCTCCGCGGAGGCTCCCTGCCGGGTGCTCCCGGCTGGAACGAGTTGCGGAAGCGGGCGACCACGCTCGCCGACATTACCGAGGACCCTGCCGTGACGGAGTTGGCCGAGGCGATCCGCCGGGCCCAGCGCCTCGCCGACTGA
- a CDS encoding NAD-dependent epimerase/dehydratase family protein — protein sequence MTAGVNGAGAGQATATVEPVLSRLEKLREARVVVTGGGGLVGSRLTALLHRAGAHVTVLDRMDAYPDSAHELFGTAGTGAELIIGDITDRQAVRRLFRGADFVVHAAAYADVAACTRRPDIAFQANVQGSEVVLEEAAASRVRRLVLVSSASVYGDGAPGVEGPQMFSEDQTPFPLSVYANSKLWAEHQTRLLLGGQSSTEYAIVRYFSVYGDPQVPKPGSHSWMVAWLAMHARLGLPMRLNGGGVQVRDLVHVEDIAEATALALIEERMSGATVNIGTGTPTSVRAVAELIAPHFPGSQCITTPRPDGDPLGGYASTERARELLRWQARIPVSEGVERYVKWLTATPYAVPRWLSESAA from the coding sequence ATGACCGCAGGAGTGAATGGAGCCGGAGCCGGCCAGGCTACGGCGACTGTTGAGCCCGTCCTGTCCCGACTGGAGAAGCTGCGCGAGGCGCGGGTGGTCGTGACCGGTGGCGGTGGCCTCGTCGGCAGTCGTCTCACGGCCCTTTTACACCGGGCGGGTGCGCACGTCACCGTACTGGACCGTATGGACGCCTACCCCGACTCCGCACATGAACTGTTCGGGACCGCCGGTACCGGCGCCGAGTTGATCATCGGCGACATTACGGACCGCCAGGCCGTGCGAAGACTCTTCCGGGGTGCGGACTTCGTGGTGCACGCCGCCGCCTACGCCGATGTCGCCGCATGCACCCGACGGCCCGACATCGCCTTCCAGGCCAATGTCCAGGGCTCCGAGGTCGTCCTCGAAGAGGCTGCCGCATCCCGTGTGCGCCGCCTGGTCCTGGTTTCGTCGGCCTCCGTCTACGGAGACGGCGCACCGGGTGTCGAGGGCCCGCAGATGTTCAGCGAGGACCAGACGCCCTTCCCGCTCTCCGTCTACGCCAACTCCAAACTCTGGGCCGAGCACCAGACCCGACTGCTCCTCGGCGGACAGAGTTCGACCGAGTACGCGATCGTGCGCTACTTCTCGGTCTACGGCGACCCCCAGGTCCCCAAGCCCGGCAGTCACTCTTGGATGGTGGCCTGGCTCGCCATGCACGCCCGCCTCGGGCTGCCCATGCGGCTCAACGGCGGTGGCGTGCAGGTCCGTGACCTGGTTCATGTCGAGGACATCGCCGAAGCGACCGCACTCGCGCTGATCGAGGAACGGATGTCCGGCGCGACGGTGAACATCGGCACCGGGACGCCCACGTCGGTGCGCGCGGTCGCCGAGTTGATCGCCCCCCACTTCCCGGGCTCGCAGTGCATCACCACCCCCCGCCCCGACGGCGACCCGCTGGGCGGATACGCCTCCACCGAGCGTGCCCGTGAACTCCTGCGCTGGCAGGCCCGCATACCCGTCAGCGAAGGCGTCGAGCGCTATGTGAAATGGCTGACCGCCACGCCGTACGCCGTGCCGCGCTGGCTCTCCGAGTCCGCCGCATGA
- a CDS encoding GHMP family kinase ATP-binding protein — MPCRACLSGEDLDWLGGRSVSVALDLPTRVETSAPTAVNEAPAEGWPAEVWGFLRQRLPELPAEPPPVTTSSAAPSASGLSSSTALIVGLFRAFTDASGPSGRLSDRVLAQWAYEFEFAVFNGGGMDHLAVVEGGALLLEGREVGLPEVKERMEFPADWSVIVVDSGTRKNTGGHIRTVRAQLASGDPDLAAYMRIADEASGAVWEALRAHDHQAVGAAMSRAHEAMRDHQRMSTPLLEELRTKAARSVGLPLKVSGAGGGGSLVGVCPLVDAPETARALRAALRDDHPGARVVVTGAAPGRSTAPLQVVNTA, encoded by the coding sequence GTGCCCTGTCGGGCCTGTCTGTCCGGCGAGGACCTCGACTGGTTGGGCGGGCGCTCGGTCAGCGTGGCGTTGGACCTGCCGACCCGGGTCGAGACCTCCGCACCGACGGCGGTCAACGAGGCTCCGGCCGAGGGGTGGCCCGCCGAGGTGTGGGGCTTCCTTCGCCAGCGGCTGCCCGAACTCCCGGCCGAACCACCGCCGGTGACCACCAGCAGTGCCGCGCCCTCCGCCAGCGGGCTGTCCTCCTCGACGGCGCTGATCGTGGGCCTGTTCCGGGCGTTTACCGACGCCAGCGGACCCTCCGGGCGCCTCTCGGACCGGGTGCTGGCCCAGTGGGCGTACGAGTTCGAGTTCGCCGTCTTCAACGGCGGCGGCATGGACCATCTCGCCGTGGTGGAGGGGGGCGCCCTGTTGCTGGAGGGCAGGGAGGTCGGTCTGCCCGAGGTCAAGGAACGGATGGAGTTCCCCGCCGACTGGTCCGTGATCGTCGTGGACTCCGGAACCCGGAAGAACACGGGTGGTCACATCCGAACCGTACGGGCCCAACTCGCCTCGGGAGACCCCGATCTCGCCGCCTATATGCGCATCGCGGACGAGGCTTCGGGAGCGGTGTGGGAGGCGCTGCGGGCCCATGACCACCAGGCGGTCGGGGCGGCGATGAGCAGGGCCCACGAGGCGATGCGTGATCACCAGCGGATGTCCACCCCGCTGCTGGAGGAGTTGCGCACCAAGGCGGCGCGTTCCGTCGGGCTGCCGTTGAAGGTGAGCGGGGCCGGGGGAGGCGGGTCGCTCGTCGGCGTCTGTCCGCTGGTCGATGCGCCGGAGACGGCGCGGGCGCTACGGGCGGCGCTGCGTGACGACCATCCCGGGGCCCGGGTGGTGGTGACCGGGGCGGCACCAGGTCGGAGCACCGCGCCCTTGCAGGTGGTCAACACCGCCTGA
- a CDS encoding glycosyltransferase family 2 protein yields the protein MRQLRVGVAILTMGNRPAELAALLDSVASQDLPATRVVVVANGVAPPPLPESVTAVALPENAGVTGGRNAALARLKEFGDVDIVVDLDDDGLLISTDVFSRLVAAFADDPRLGVVSFRIADERNRTQRRHVPRLRASDPMRGGYVTTFLGGGHGLSMPMLDEIGGWPDEFFYAHEETDLAWRALDADWKVLYEPQLVLQHPWTAPTRHAVYHRMIARNRVWLAKRHLPAPLVPTYLAVWTALTLLRSRSLSGLRPWFAGFAEGVRTPCGRRRPMRWRTVWRMTTLGRPPII from the coding sequence GTGCGTCAGCTGCGCGTGGGCGTCGCCATTTTGACCATGGGCAACAGGCCGGCGGAACTTGCCGCTCTCCTCGACTCCGTGGCCTCCCAGGACCTACCGGCCACCAGGGTCGTCGTGGTCGCCAACGGCGTTGCACCACCACCGCTGCCCGAGTCGGTCACCGCCGTCGCATTGCCCGAGAACGCCGGAGTCACCGGAGGGCGCAATGCCGCCCTGGCGCGACTCAAGGAGTTCGGCGACGTGGACATCGTCGTCGACCTCGACGACGACGGGCTGTTGATCAGCACGGACGTCTTCAGCCGGCTGGTGGCGGCCTTCGCTGACGACCCCCGATTGGGTGTCGTCAGCTTCCGCATCGCCGATGAACGCAATCGCACCCAGCGTCGTCACGTGCCCCGGCTGCGCGCGTCCGACCCGATGCGCGGCGGCTATGTCACCACCTTCCTCGGCGGCGGCCATGGACTGTCGATGCCGATGCTCGACGAGATCGGCGGCTGGCCGGACGAGTTCTTCTACGCCCACGAAGAAACCGATCTGGCCTGGCGGGCCCTGGACGCGGACTGGAAGGTGCTCTACGAACCGCAACTCGTGCTCCAGCACCCCTGGACCGCGCCCACCCGGCACGCCGTCTACCACCGGATGATCGCGAGGAACCGGGTCTGGCTGGCCAAGCGCCATCTGCCGGCCCCGCTGGTGCCCACCTACCTCGCGGTCTGGACGGCCCTGACGCTCCTGCGGAGCCGCTCGTTGTCGGGACTGCGGCCCTGGTTCGCGGGATTCGCCGAAGGCGTGCGGACACCGTGCGGCCGGCGCAGGCCGATGCGCTGGCGCACGGTGTGGCGGATGACGACGCTCGGCCGACCTCCGATCATCTAA
- a CDS encoding radical SAM protein — MTSDRLDLVSKLYQPSGWPRVVEAAAGGSSSAPLVVDLDPTTFCDLACPECISGKLLNQGRFTPERLAALAQELVDLSVRAVVLIGGGEPLAHRGTRNVLKVLGEAGLAIGVVTNGTMIAQNLDELAEYASWVRVSMDAGTPETYGIFRPDRKGRSVFDKVVGNMRLLAEAKQGALGYSFLVMSRRLSDGTTVSNHGEVLQAAELAHDIGCDYFETKAMFDDDHHIIQVPEDILDSVDRQLEKAARLESDTFQLINSSTLTALRTHVGPVQPKEYHRCQVAELRTLITPSGVYVCSYHRGNPLARIGDAVTEDLADIWKKSDRGMIDPERDCRFHCARHLSNLEMERIARGEGRELGTDYDPFI; from the coding sequence GTGACGTCAGACCGCCTGGACCTGGTGTCCAAGCTGTACCAACCCTCGGGGTGGCCGAGGGTTGTGGAAGCAGCCGCCGGAGGCTCCTCCAGTGCCCCTCTTGTGGTTGACCTCGATCCGACCACCTTCTGCGATCTGGCCTGCCCCGAGTGCATCAGCGGAAAGTTACTGAACCAGGGCCGCTTCACCCCGGAGCGGCTGGCGGCCCTCGCGCAGGAGTTGGTCGACCTCTCGGTGCGTGCCGTGGTCCTCATCGGCGGCGGTGAACCGCTCGCCCACCGCGGCACCCGCAATGTGCTGAAGGTCCTCGGTGAAGCGGGGTTGGCCATCGGGGTGGTCACCAACGGCACCATGATCGCGCAGAACCTCGATGAACTCGCCGAGTACGCCAGTTGGGTACGGGTGTCCATGGACGCCGGCACTCCGGAGACGTACGGGATCTTCCGCCCGGACCGCAAGGGGCGCAGCGTCTTCGACAAGGTGGTCGGGAACATGCGGCTGCTCGCCGAGGCCAAACAGGGGGCTCTCGGGTACTCGTTCCTGGTGATGTCCCGACGGCTGTCGGACGGCACCACGGTCAGCAACCACGGCGAGGTGCTCCAGGCCGCGGAACTCGCCCACGACATCGGTTGCGACTACTTCGAGACCAAGGCCATGTTCGACGACGACCACCACATCATCCAGGTGCCGGAGGACATCCTTGACTCCGTCGACCGCCAGTTGGAGAAGGCCGCCCGGCTGGAGAGCGACACCTTCCAACTGATCAACTCCTCGACCCTGACGGCCCTGCGCACTCATGTGGGGCCGGTGCAGCCGAAGGAGTACCACCGCTGCCAGGTGGCCGAGTTGCGGACGCTCATCACACCGTCGGGCGTCTACGTGTGCTCGTACCACCGGGGCAACCCGCTGGCCAGGATCGGTGACGCGGTCACCGAGGACCTCGCCGACATCTGGAAGAAGTCCGACCGCGGCATGATCGACCCGGAACGCGACTGCCGCTTCCACTGCGCACGGCACCTCTCCAACCTGGAGATGGAGCGCATAGCGCGCGGTGAAGGGCGGGAGTTGGGGACGGACTACGACCCCTTCATCTGA
- a CDS encoding NUDIX domain-containing protein → MTGGSGATHRRTPSTSPLSGIDSGPIASATARCDGRSGTPRPGVTVAVAGPVRGPESDAAMSYVGSYIWSLRQQVGARTLLVPGAQVLLLDAQGRALFQQRADTGVWELPAGACEEGGDFLDAAVREVAEETGLTVARADLIAFGSLSDPGVHTLTYPNGDVTHCFALCFVARAWSGRLVPGPDEVRRAEFRELDDAPAPLHPPTAVVLDMYDAFRRTGRFQAR, encoded by the coding sequence GTGACCGGCGGGAGTGGGGCGACCCACCGGCGCACCCCTTCGACCAGCCCCCTGAGCGGGATCGACAGCGGGCCCATCGCCAGCGCGACCGCCCGCTGTGACGGGCGATCCGGGACGCCCCGGCCCGGTGTGACGGTCGCGGTCGCCGGACCCGTTCGCGGTCCGGAGAGTGACGCAGCGATGAGTTACGTCGGGTCCTACATCTGGTCGCTGCGCCAACAGGTCGGCGCACGGACCCTCCTCGTACCAGGGGCACAGGTACTGCTCCTGGACGCACAGGGGCGTGCCCTGTTCCAACAGCGCGCCGACACGGGAGTGTGGGAACTGCCCGCCGGCGCCTGCGAGGAGGGCGGCGACTTTCTCGACGCCGCGGTGCGCGAAGTGGCCGAGGAGACCGGGCTCACGGTGGCCCGGGCGGATCTGATCGCCTTCGGTTCGCTCTCGGACCCCGGGGTCCACACGCTCACCTATCCCAACGGTGACGTCACCCACTGCTTCGCCCTCTGCTTCGTCGCCCGAGCGTGGTCGGGGCGGCTGGTTCCGGGCCCCGATGAGGTGCGCCGTGCGGAGTTCCGTGAACTCGACGACGCACCCGCCCCGCTGCACCCGCCGACGGCCGTCGTCCTTGACATGTACGACGCGTTCCGGCGCACGGGAAGGTTCCAGGCGCGGTGA